Proteins from a genomic interval of Rosa chinensis cultivar Old Blush chromosome 2, RchiOBHm-V2, whole genome shotgun sequence:
- the LOC112186736 gene encoding growth-regulating factor 1 isoform X1: MMSSSGVRGMRFPFTPSQWQELEHQALIYKYMVSGIPIPPDLLFSIKRSCLDSPPLSSKLFSPHIGWNCFQMGLGRKIDPEPGRCRRTDGKKWRCSKEAFADSKYCERHMHRGKNRSRKPVEVFKATPPTSANSNSNSNSSTSPITKIFNSPSNSLSTPFHSLSSLSPNESSYNSSSSAHLDDHHFLYSRPNMGFSQQERGTSLFLESASYNNNPLHPNLEYRSNRFGYGVKEDVDEHAFFSEPSGSVRGFSGSSSSLDHHQNESNWQLTMSCSNSSSKQRTCSALQAEQYPHLQLQNFSDSKMERREETQRTIHHFFDEGPPKERDSSWLDLDGNSKSSNSGSVSTTRLSISIPNSAHDFPIFNSRNHHED, encoded by the exons ATGATGAGTAGTAGTGGTGTGAGAGGCATGAGGTTTCCTTTTACTCCATCTCAATGGCAAGAGCTTGAGCACCAAGCTCTGATTTACAAGTACATGGTTTCTGGCATACCAATTCCTCCTGATCTCCTCTTCTCCATCAAAAGAAGCTGCTTGgactctcctcctctctcttcaAAGCTCTTCTCTCCTCACA TTGGGTGGAACTGTTTTCAGATGGGCCTGGGGAGGAAGATAGACCCAGAACCAGGAAGGTGCAGAAGAACAGATGGGAAGAAATGGAGGTGTTCAAAAGAGGCATTTGCTGATTCTAAGTACTGTGAGAGGCACATGCATAGAGGCAAAAACCGTTCAAGAAAGCCTGTGGAAGTTTTCAAAGCAACACCACCAACATCAGCAAATTCAAACTCTAACTCAAACTCAAGCACTTCACCAATCACCAAGATTTTCAACTCACCTTCCAATTCACTAAGCACACCCTTCCATTCACTATCGTCACTCTCACCCAATGAAAGTAGCTACAATAGTAGTAGTTCTGCCCATCTTGATGATCATCATTTCCTTTATTCAAGGCCAAACATGGGGTTTTCACAGCAAGAAAGAGGCACCTCCTTGTTTTTGGAATCTGCTTCGTACAATAATAATCCCCTGCATCCCAACTTAGAATACAG ATCAAACAGGTTTGGTTATGGGGTGAAAGAAGACGTGGATGAGCATGCATTCTTCTCAGAGCCTTCAGGGAGTGTTAGAGGCTTCTCTGgctcttcttcatctttggATCATCATCAAAATGAATCCAATTGGCAGCTCACAATGAGTTGTTCCAACTCCTCTTCAAAACAGAGGACGTGCTCTGCTTTACAAGCAGAGCAATACCCTCATTTGCAGCTTCAGAACTTCAGTGACTCCAAAatggagagaagagaagaaaccCAGAGAACCATACATCACTTCTTTGATGAAGGGCCTCCCAAAGAGAGAGATTCATCCTGGCTTGATTTGGATGGTAACAGTAAATCTTCAAACAGTGGATCAGTTTCCACCACCAGGCTCTCAATCTCCATACCAAACTCTGCTCATGACTTCCCCATCTTCAATTCAAGAAATCATCATG aAGACTGA
- the LOC112186736 gene encoding growth-regulating factor 1 isoform X2 — MMSSSGVRGMRFPFTPSQWQELEHQALIYKYMVSGIPIPPDLLFSIKRSCLDSPPLSSKLFSPHIGWNCFQMGLGRKIDPEPGRCRRTDGKKWRCSKEAFADSKYCERHMHRGKNRSRKPVEVFKATPPTSANSNSNSNSSTSPITKIFNSPSNSLSTPFHSLSSLSPNESSYNSSSSAHLDDHHFLYSRPNMGFSQQERGTSLFLESASYNNNPLHPNLEYRFGYGVKEDVDEHAFFSEPSGSVRGFSGSSSSLDHHQNESNWQLTMSCSNSSSKQRTCSALQAEQYPHLQLQNFSDSKMERREETQRTIHHFFDEGPPKERDSSWLDLDGNSKSSNSGSVSTTRLSISIPNSAHDFPIFNSRNHHED, encoded by the exons ATGATGAGTAGTAGTGGTGTGAGAGGCATGAGGTTTCCTTTTACTCCATCTCAATGGCAAGAGCTTGAGCACCAAGCTCTGATTTACAAGTACATGGTTTCTGGCATACCAATTCCTCCTGATCTCCTCTTCTCCATCAAAAGAAGCTGCTTGgactctcctcctctctcttcaAAGCTCTTCTCTCCTCACA TTGGGTGGAACTGTTTTCAGATGGGCCTGGGGAGGAAGATAGACCCAGAACCAGGAAGGTGCAGAAGAACAGATGGGAAGAAATGGAGGTGTTCAAAAGAGGCATTTGCTGATTCTAAGTACTGTGAGAGGCACATGCATAGAGGCAAAAACCGTTCAAGAAAGCCTGTGGAAGTTTTCAAAGCAACACCACCAACATCAGCAAATTCAAACTCTAACTCAAACTCAAGCACTTCACCAATCACCAAGATTTTCAACTCACCTTCCAATTCACTAAGCACACCCTTCCATTCACTATCGTCACTCTCACCCAATGAAAGTAGCTACAATAGTAGTAGTTCTGCCCATCTTGATGATCATCATTTCCTTTATTCAAGGCCAAACATGGGGTTTTCACAGCAAGAAAGAGGCACCTCCTTGTTTTTGGAATCTGCTTCGTACAATAATAATCCCCTGCATCCCAACTTAGAATACAG GTTTGGTTATGGGGTGAAAGAAGACGTGGATGAGCATGCATTCTTCTCAGAGCCTTCAGGGAGTGTTAGAGGCTTCTCTGgctcttcttcatctttggATCATCATCAAAATGAATCCAATTGGCAGCTCACAATGAGTTGTTCCAACTCCTCTTCAAAACAGAGGACGTGCTCTGCTTTACAAGCAGAGCAATACCCTCATTTGCAGCTTCAGAACTTCAGTGACTCCAAAatggagagaagagaagaaaccCAGAGAACCATACATCACTTCTTTGATGAAGGGCCTCCCAAAGAGAGAGATTCATCCTGGCTTGATTTGGATGGTAACAGTAAATCTTCAAACAGTGGATCAGTTTCCACCACCAGGCTCTCAATCTCCATACCAAACTCTGCTCATGACTTCCCCATCTTCAATTCAAGAAATCATCATG aAGACTGA